The genomic stretch TGCAGCGTCGCTCAGGGTTCTGTGTTGCGATAGGCGCGGGAGAATTGCGTAGAGCATGTCCTTGCGCAGCATATTCGCCATCGGCGTTTTGGTGGTCCGCGTGAACAACCGGACGCACGCTCTGCACTGGAACTGGGGTAACGTTGGTGCGGTGCGCATCTTCCCGATGAGCCGCGTCTCGGCGCTGCCGCAGTGCGGACAGTCCGGTGGCGCGACACTGGGCGACAGGGCGACGTCGATGTGCTTTTTCAGAAACCGCGTGAGAGCCTTGTCCTCGGTGCTGCGCCGCGCGATCGTGCTGGTGTTGCGCAGCGGCCTGCTGAAGTCGAAGCGCTCTGCCGCCACCGCGGAAAGAGCGGGCTTCGATAACTGATCTGGCGGCAGGTGAGGCTGCAGCTTCATGGACGCAGTGTCGATGCGCGGGAGGTCAGGCGCATCGAGGCCGGCGCGCCGGCGGCGGGCCGCCGCGTTTCGTGCGAGGTCGTCAACGACCATGACCGGCACGCAGTCGCCTGACGAATTCGCCTGCAGCGGCCAGGAGAAGAGACAGGCGGGGCACTTCGCGAGTCGCCGCTGATCGACGCTATACCCGCCGTTGAGCTTGACACCGCGGCGGCCACATCTAGGACACTCGCCAGCTGGCCGGTACTTGATGCCGAGTTTCACCAGCGATGTCCAGTGGCCGTCCGGATCATGCGCTGCGATCAGCTGGCGAAAACGCATTAGCCAGTTCGATACCGCGGCATAGTCAATTTGCAGGCGACGAGAGGCCTCCTCGAGCGGAATCGGTTGCGACAACAGGGGGAAAAACGCGGGCATCTTGCTCACAAATCGAAGGCGCGCGAGCGGACTTCCCGTTAGCCTCGTGAACAGCTTCCTGCACCCGCCACAGCGGAAGTAGGGGACCGAGTGATATTGCGTGGGCCTCTGGTGCAGGCGTGCGCTCGCGGCTCCGCAATGCGGACACAGCGGCGTGGGTCGGACATCGGAAGAGTGCAGCTCCGCCCAAAGGCTGGCCACGAACGACGTGAGCGCAGTGTTCTCTTCATTGCCGTAGTCACGGTCGCTCGTCCGCGTGATAGGCGTCCGGGCGTCGAATACCGCAATGGTGGCGACGCGTTTGTCTTTGCGGGCGTGGCCGGTAGTTTTCAAAGCTTTTCGCATCACTTCGGCGAGTGCCAGGCGCGCCGCGGCGCCGCATGGTCTGGTAGATCGGGGAACAGGTGGTCTTTGCGCCTTTAACGGTCGGCGCAAGCCCGAAGTTTAATGCGTGGCCATGACATGCCCAGCGTCACTCCCTCGGCATAAAAGACCGTACAGATGAAATCGAGCTGGCTGATTGCCGTTCTATCTCCCTCGAACGATCGTTCTATTTAAAACGGTTTCTACGTAGAAATTTTTCCGCACTGTGACTGCGGGTTCGTGGCCTGCTCGCGCGACGCTTTGAAGTTGGCACGCGATAACGTTGGGCTTGCATGCCATCAACCGAGATCTACCAGACCCGGAGGCAGGTCGGTATACGTGGAGGTACAGCACGATGAAGCGACATGCGCGCGTTTCCTGCTTTAGTCTGGCTTCATTGAGGTCAAGCGCGAAAGCGGCGAGGCCGGCCAGCCGCTCAAGCACATTGCACAGGTCTTTGCGCCGACAAAGGGCGGCGCATCATCAATCTGAAACGGTCCCAACGAACGAATCGTCTTGCGGAGCTTTTTTACGTCCGGGGCGCGGAGGGGGCGGGTTGCCGTCCCTGCGCCACAGTGCGTTGGGCGACACCTTGAGCGCACGCCCGAGTTGCTGAAACACTTCGACGGTCCCGGTTCTCTTGTCCGTCTCGATGAGGGCAATGTATGAGCGGCTCACGCCTGATGCGGCGGATAGCTCGTGATGGGTCATTCTCCGAGTATGCCGCCACGCCTTGAGGGGATGCAGCCCCACCACCAGCGCGTCGCGCATTTCGTCAGGTACGGCGTGCGTCAGCTCGGCAGCGTCGGGTAACGCGCACAGGCGTTGCCATAAATCGATCGGCACCACGGCAAAACTGGGTGCGCCGTTGACGCTGATGAATTGGATCTCGTTCATTCTGATTTTGTGCTGAATCGACCACGGCGCACTATACCAATACGCGCAGATGACTCAAGCGGGAAAGTAGCGAGTTGCCGTGGCGACAATTTTTTTCGGGTAAGGGAGTAGGGGACCGCGCCCCTTCGGATCAGCGATGCGCGTTTTCAAGGTGGCGCTTGCTGTTCATCAGAAGGCTTTGCAAAATGTCGGCACACGAATTTCGTTTGACGTTCATTCGCCGCATATACCTGCTTGTCTGCCAACTTTACGATCTCATGATTTAGCGCTCGCGCCAAACGGCTCGCGGGAGCAACACCGACCTTCTTCGCAACTTCGAAGCTATGTGTTGCGAAGAAGGCCAGATGCGGGGTCAACGGCAATGCCATCACGCAATGCCGATCGTTAAGTGCCGGTGTGATTATCAAAGGCCTGTCGCCGGTCAGTAGATCCACGGTAGCGCCGTCAAAACTCTGCGTCCACCAGTACATCTGGAAGATTGTTCGCGCGATGGGTCCATGGTTCATCAAATCGGGCAACATACGAATGCCAAAATCTGCCACGAATCCCGGACGCTCTCTTTCCATAAACTCGTGCAATGTCGCGGGATCGTGCGCTCCGCGCAGAGCGTCATATTCGTCAGGTTGCTCCATCAAACGCTTACGAAGGTCCTCCGCCGCGTCGGCGCGTACGCGCTCGATGACTTCCGGTGTTCGAACCCGCAACGACATCAGGAACCGCGTCCATACGCTGCGCTGTTGTGCTGACAACTGGCAACCGGGACGCACCATCTGCGCATAGACGCGCGCGGCCGGATCGTCGATCAGCGGCCCCATAAATTCACGCTCGACAAACTGAGGATCATGTGGCGCGTGGCGCAACGCGTATAAATGGTCTTGCCCTGCGATGCGCTTGGTGCCCACCTCTCTCACGTCCAAGTTGCCGCGGACCCATTGAAACCGAGTTAAGCGATGGTCTTTCGTCCAGCCACTCAGATAGAACCGTGGCACATAATGGTGATAAACGTGTCCGGCCATCGTAGCTGGGATTTCTCGTTGAAAGGGGAAAGGATAGCCGTTTACGGCTATCGAGCGGGTGAGCTTGATGGTTCGGAGCGATGGTGCTCGCTGTCGCCTACGCGTCGCCGCCGGTCGGGTGTGTCGGCGGGGTGTCAAGGATGGGCTAAACTGCTCAGCTAGATTACCGTGTTTTTTTATGGTCCTAGGTGCGGGTACTTTAATCCAAGCGCGCGAAGGTCAATGAAACCCCCGTTCAAAAAAACTAGTATCAGTGCTGCGACGGAATTGGCCGAGGCAGGCCTGCCCGATCCTTCGAAGTTTTCCGTCGTGATCACAAACATGCCAAAGAGGATCAGGAAGAGCGGACCATTCAAATTACCGAAGATCTCTGAGGAGTACCCATACTTCTCACAACTCCTGAACTGGATCGTTCAAGAAAAGATCCCCGAACTACCGGATTTTTCTAACGACACCAAGATCGCGATCATGTCGGACTTCGGTGGGGAGCATCAGAGCGCGCTGTTTTTTACCTACTCGTTCCTCTTCCTCGCGTACGACAAGATCGGGCCATTCGAAAAGAAGGTGAGGGAGTTGCGAAAGAAGCATGGTCTCCTCGAACGCTACAGCGAGTTCGCATACAAGAAGCTCGCGTCCGGCGCAAAAGCGCGCGCGCTTCCCGAGTACCTCCAGTTGATCGACAGCTTCATTCATGGTGCACTCATCACAATCGCCGTCGACAAGCGTATCCAGACCGTATTTGGCCCGAATAAGAAGCAGGCTCAGCCGATCATGGTGGAGGAACTCCGAGAGAAAGGCCTAGGCGAATGGGCCGGACCCGCAGCGGAAAAGGTGCTTAGGGTAACTAACATCATCGCGGCATTCGCTGCATTGCTGACGCATGAGAACCAAAAACTGCTTTGGTATAGTGACAAAGACCTGATCAACGAGGACGGAAAAAAAAGGGACTTCACGCACACACAGCAGATACTCGGTCACGTCCTGGACATGTATCTGCCGCATAAACTAGCTGCCGTTGGATTTGGCAAGTCGTTCGACAAGGAAACCCATCTGGACGATCTGTTGAGTGTGCCCGATCTCGCAGCAGGGGTCATACAAGACCTGCTGCAGCAGCACGAGACGGAAGAAGATATTCCCGGTGGTGAAGAAAAGGAAAGGGTTATGCGATGGATAGCGACGCCGGCGACGCATCTGTCAAAGATCACTATTCAGATAACGCGACTGGCCAACGGCGAACTCGGCTACGGCCGTGTTGACATGGCGGTAAGAGGTTAGCGCGAATCTAAGCGCGGGAAACGGCGATTTTCGCCATGTCCCGCCTCATCAGCATCTGTCGCTGAAACGAGCTGCAATTGGATAGTTCGTCTCCGCGAATCCCGCCCTTGAAACTGCCCAAAGGGAGTTGGGTGGCCGAACCATCGACTGCGGAACTATGTATTTTACATAATATAATTTATCAACAAAAAATCTGTAGCGGCTCTATCCTAATGTCGTGTTCTGGCTATTTACAGATGTCGTGTTTCTGAACGCTGGCAAGCTGGCACCGTGCTGCAACCATGCGGGAGCCAGCCATGAAGCCGGACACCACACTGGTGAGTCTGAGCATGCGCGAACTGCACAGGCTGAAGGTTATCCAGGCCATCGTTGAGATCGGCCTGAAGCCCGGCCGTGCCGCCGAACGGCTGGGCCTGACCGTGCGCCAGGTCGAACGTCTGGTGACCCGGTATCGGGAGCGTGGGCCGTCCGGCGTGGCCTCCGGCAGACGTGGCCGACCGGGTAACCGCAAGCTCGACGCAGGGCTGGCGGTGCGGGCCCTGACGATCGTCCGCGAGCGCTACGCGGATTTTGGGCCGACGCTGGCGCGCGAGAAGCTCGAGGAATGTCACGGCATCCGGCTGGCCAAGGAGACGGTCAGGCGACTGATGACCGAGGGCGGACTGTGGGTGCCGCGCAAACAGCGTCCGCCGAAGCTCTACCAGCCACGGGCGCGGCGCGCCTGCCTGGGCGAACTGGTGCAGATCGACGGCAGCGATCACCGCTGGTTCGAGGACCGGGCGCCGGCCTGCACGCTGCTGGTGTATGTCGACGATGCCACCAGCCGGCTGATGACGCTGCACTTCACGGCCACCGAGTCGACCTTCAGTTATTTCGAGGCGACGCGCGCGTACATCGAGCGTCACGGCAAGCCGGTCGCGTTCTACAGCGACAGGGCCAGCGTGTTCCGCAGCCCGGCGGCCGGCAGGACGGGCCGCAGCGTGACGCACTTCGGCCGTGCGATGTACGAGCTGAACATCGACACCTTCTGTGCCAACAGCAGCCCGGCCAAGGGACGCGTGGAGCGCGCGCACCTGACGCTGCAGGACCGGCTCGTCAAGGAACTGCGCCTGAAGGGCATCAGCACGGTCGCTCAAGCCAACGCGTACGCGCCCTGCTTCGTGGCGGCCTATAACGCGCGCTTCGCGAAGCCGCCGAAGAGCGCGTTCGACGCCCACCGGCCGCTGCGGGCGGACGAGAATCTGGACCTGCTGATGACCTGGCGCGAGACACGCCGCGTGTCGAAGGCGCTGACCGTGCTGTATGACCGCGTGCTGTACCTGCTCGACGACACGCCGGATAACCGCAGGCTGGTGCACCGGTACATCGACGTCTGGGAGTACCCGGACGGGCGCATCGAGATCCGCGCCGATGGTCAGGTGCTGGCGTGCCGGCGCTACGACAAGCTCGCGGAAGTCGATCAGGGCGCGGTGATCGACCACAAGCGGCTGGCTCACGCGCTACAGGTCGCGCAGGCGCTGCAGGCGCAGCGTGATGACCGGCGCATCTCGGGCTCGCCGTCGCGTACCAACCGGGGCGTGGCACCGCGCGCGAAGGACCGGCTGCCCGGCACGAAGAAACCGCGCGAGTTCACGCGCGACGATCTGGATCAGGCAATCGTGCAGATCGCGCAGCCGTCGAAGGCGCCTTCCACACCTGGCCAGCGGTCCGCACGCACTCACTGAACGGACTGACACGCCCTGCCCGTTCAATCCGCATCCTTCGACACTGCGTGAGATTCAAACCATGAAAGACAGACCCAGACCCAACGTCAGAAACACGACATCTGTAAATAGCCGGCGCTACGACATTTCAATCTGGCTTTGAAATTGGGGTCAGATGCTTTTACGCCTAGGGACCACGGTCCAAGTACCTGCCCCGCAGACCGTCAGGTAGCTTACCCTTCACATGAAAAACAGGATGTCCGACACCAATGCGCGATTGGGTTCGCTCACCTCAAATTGCCGCCCGAGCAGGTTCTCAGCCACCGGTAAAGTATGTCTGCTGTCGGTTGTCGAGACGAACTTGCGCTTCTATCTCGTGCGGACCCGCTTCGCGCATCAGCGCGCGCACCCGGTAGCGACCGATACGCAGCGCCTGCCTGCGCAGCGCATGCATCACCTGACGGTTGCCGTAGGTCGCCCCGCTGGCGGCGAGCGCGGCCTTCACGTGAAACTGTTCGCGATGAGGTTTGGCGCCCGGCTTTGTCCGCCGGTGTGCATAGTAGCCAGAGCGGCTCACCTGCAAGATCCGGCAGGTGTTGAACTCCGGCGCTAGCGAATGGTTCTCAAGTGCAGCGATAGTCGTGAACTATCTATGTCTGCGTGCATTTGTTAATACCAACACTTGTGCTAATCTTGCTGCCATTCTGGACGGGCCAATGGCGGCCGCGCGGCCATAAGGTCCGTGAAGGGGTTCGATTCCTCTCCCGTCCGCCTTTCGGAAGACTAGGATGACTTATCGCCTGCAGCTTCGTTGGAAGATCCTGTCAGAAATTCCTCGTTCCGCCCCGCTAGAAGCCCTCGAATCTGCTCCACCAATCTTTCAAAAGAGGACGGGCAAGTCGCTGCTTCGAGAAATTGGAAGCAACGCGAAGGAAACGTTCGTGCCAACGGTGCTCGAGCCGACGCACGTCTTCTATAACGCCCTGCTGGAAGTGAAGCATAGGCATCAACTCGCCGGGAAGAAGTTTCCCTTTGTAGTTCCTCTTTCCCTCGGATTAGATGTTTCTTTGCCGGTCAGGGTTAACTTCGCAATACGCTTATACGGCAATGTCGCGTGCATCTCTGCCGACAGCGACGACTTCGAAGCACCTGATAACGTTGATTTTGAGCGAGTGACTGAGCTTGAGTCACATGCAAGTTTGCTCGAGGTAGTTCGCTTCATCGTTTCCGTTATCGTGCAAGGCACCAGGCATCCTAAAGCGACTGGCGACGGCCTTCGGATCCTGCCATGCCTGCAGATCGCTTCTGATGATGCGAGCCCGTTGATTGCGAACGAGAAGTTAGCAGCAATAGTCACTGGGCATGCGGATGTGAATTCCAATGTGATGGCGTCTCTAATTTCGCGTAATCGAGACCATCAGATTGACAACACTTCGTTGCTCACCGATAAACAGGGTTTAGTTTTCTATGCTCCTGCAGGGACCAGTGCCCCCTCACTCGCGGGCATGAAGCGGCGTTTCCGGAGCGCTGTCGGGATGCTTGAACTCGCGGCAGCGATTCAATTCATGTTGAAGGGTAAATTTGAAATTCCCCGTCACGACTTACAAACGATTGATCGACTAATCAATGATTCGGAGCTTGTCTTTTCCGATAGCGTGTCGGGACGGAAACTTTGGGAACTAACCAGTGATGCATTTAAGCTGCCAGCGTATTTAAAAGGCAAGAAAGCTATGAATATATCCAATAATGCAATAAAAGTGCTTTGTGTTGCGGCCGCACCTATCGAACTCACAACGATAAAGCGATTCCTCGAAAGCCAACTACGGGAAAGCCACATTGTCAGGATTGGTGACGGGAAAGCTTTTGACCCTGTTCAGCGCTTTATCGATAACCGCTCAGGTGTTCAATGGTACTTGGCCTCGCTGGACGCACAAGGGAACGGATCTGCTTCAACGGATGTTGGACGTTTGACCAGGGGGATCCAGCCCGACCACGTCATCATGGTGGGCATGTGTATGGGAATGCCAGACGCCGGGTTGGAGCCGGGCACGGTCGTCGTTCCAGATGCACTGTTTTCACTAGAACACCAGCGAGCAACCAAAGACGGTACTGAATTCAGACCTCTCGGGGGGCGTGGCAATTCGGGCTTGCGGAGACTAGCAAAACTGGTTTCTACCGAAGCGTTTGACTTCAAGGTTGTTTTCGGAAAGAAGCTCGCGAGCGCGAGCGTCAAGATTGAAGATCCGAAGGCTGAGATCGTCACATACCTACAGCAATTCGCTAAGGACGTGGTTGCGTTTGACATGGAAGGGTGGGGATTTTATGAAGCTGCCGAGGATTTTTCTTGCCTGTGGATAAAGGCAGTCGCAGATACCGGCGAGCCACAAGAAGCATCGAGCAACGGCCGAGAAGGGAAACAGGGAACTCAGGCAGATGTCACGACAAACGCAATACGATTCGCGTTTAGGCTGATTCAGGAAGTGGCGAAATTGCAGCCGGCTGCATAAGGAAGGGCAGCGGCATGTCGACCGTGTCCGCCTTAGCTTGAGCGCCCTTTTCCTCCTCCGCTGACGGCCCCCCACACAATCCGGCGAGCCACTATCCAGCGCTTGATGATCTCGATCCTAGCATTCTCTCAGGGGCTATCCAATGAGCGATCGACAGCGCTTCGGGCGCGGGAGCTAAGTTTCGCTTGATCTTGCATTGCAGCCTTTCAGCAGATTTAGTTCCAGCTGTCGATCACGATGCAATGCCGGGCGGTGTCAGGTTTGTGGACAGACAACGGTAGAATGAAGCGATGAACAAGACGAAATCGCTTTATCACGGCCACCGCTTCCCTGCTGTTGTCATCAGCTGCGCCGTTCGCTGGTATTTCCGGTTCAACCTGAGCCTGCGCGACATTGAGGAGTTGTTGCTTGAGCGTGGCGTCGTGGTCACGTACGAGACGGTCCGCTGCTGGTGCGACAAGTTCGGCGCGGGATTCGCCCGGTGCGCGAAGCTGGTGCGGCGGAAGTCGGGCAGCACCTGGCACCTTGACGAGATGTTCGTGACACTGCGAGGCGAGCCGTATCTGTTGTGGCGTGCGGTCAACGAGCATGGTGCCGAGCTCGACGTGCTGGTACAAAAGCGCCGTGATAAGGCCGCCGCGAAGCGCTTCTTCAGGCGGGTGCTGCGATCAAACCCGGTGCCGCGCAAGATCGTAACCGATCAACTGCGCAGTTATCCGGCGGCGAAGGCTGACATTCCTGAACTCGCTCAGGTAAAGCACGTCTTCGTCAAAGCGGCTGCTCGCTTGAACAACCGCGCCGAGAACAGCCACCAGCCAACCCGCAGGCGCGAACACCAGATGTGCGGCTTTCGTGACGCGCGTCGCACGCAGGCGTTTTTCTCATGCTTCGGCCCGATCCGGCAGCACTTCGCGTTGCCCAGACATCAGATGAACGCGGCATGTCATCGCGCCATACTAAAAGAACGCCTCGCCACATGGCATAAATGGGCTACCGCAACCGCAGTCGAACGAGTTATCTGATAAGGATACCTACGCGGTATACAGACACGTAGCCTACGCACCTCAACTTGACAGTGCCATGCGGCGAACCGGGCGCCGGATCGAGGTCAACCAGCATAGACGCGGTTCTGAGCGCCCGTCGGTACTCATGGTCGTTTTCGATGCGTTGCACGGTCATGGATTGGCATAGGGAAAATATGCTGCCAGTGTATCAGCCAGGAGGCCGTCTGCTGCTCGTTGTACCCTCGGCGTGCCGCAGCCCCGGTCCGCAGAGTGCCAGGCAAACGC from Paraburkholderia caribensis encodes the following:
- a CDS encoding IS6 family transposase; amino-acid sequence: MNKTKSLYHGHRFPAVVISCAVRWYFRFNLSLRDIEELLLERGVVVTYETVRCWCDKFGAGFARCAKLVRRKSGSTWHLDEMFVTLRGEPYLLWRAVNEHGAELDVLVQKRRDKAAAKRFFRRVLRSNPVPRKIVTDQLRSYPAAKADIPELAQVKHVFVKAAARLNNRAENSHQPTRRREHQMCGFRDARRTQAFFSCFGPIRQHFALPRHQMNAACHRAILKERLATWHKWATATAVERVI
- a CDS encoding DUF746 domain-containing protein, translating into MKTTGHARKDKRVATIAVFDARTPITRTSDRDYGNEENTALTSFVASLWAELHSSDVRPTPLCPHCGAASARLHQRPTQYHSVPYFRCGGCRKLFTRLTGSPLARLRFVSKMPAFFPLLSQPIPLEEASRRLQIDYAAVSNWLMRFRQLIAAHDPDGHWTSLVKLGIKYRPAGECPRCGRRGVKLNGGYSVDQRRLAKCPACLFSWPLQANSSGDCVPVMVVDDLARNAAARRRRAGLDAPDLPRIDTASMKLQPHLPPDQLSKPALSAVAAERFDFSRPLRNTSTIARRSTEDKALTRFLKKHIDVALSPSVAPPDCPHCGSAETRLIGKMRTAPTLPQFQCRACVRLFTRTTKTPMANMLRKDMLYAILPRLSQHRTLSDAAESLGTKPEVIKSWVQRFREWLLALDPSGDFERRVRLGLKAPAPHIWCPRCHKIGAARPHGFKRTRTKTAAQIRRRLFRCTLCHGFFDVAVDSL
- a CDS encoding helix-turn-helix domain-containing protein — protein: MNEIQFISVNGAPSFAVVPIDLWQRLCALPDAAELTHAVPDEMRDALVVGLHPLKAWRHTRRMTHHELSAASGVSRSYIALIETDKRTGTVEVFQQLGRALKVSPNALWRRDGNPPPPRPGRKKAPQDDSFVGTVSD
- a CDS encoding phosphorylase family protein is translated as MTYRLQLRWKILSEIPRSAPLEALESAPPIFQKRTGKSLLREIGSNAKETFVPTVLEPTHVFYNALLEVKHRHQLAGKKFPFVVPLSLGLDVSLPVRVNFAIRLYGNVACISADSDDFEAPDNVDFERVTELESHASLLEVVRFIVSVIVQGTRHPKATGDGLRILPCLQIASDDASPLIANEKLAAIVTGHADVNSNVMASLISRNRDHQIDNTSLLTDKQGLVFYAPAGTSAPSLAGMKRRFRSAVGMLELAAAIQFMLKGKFEIPRHDLQTIDRLINDSELVFSDSVSGRKLWELTSDAFKLPAYLKGKKAMNISNNAIKVLCVAAAPIELTTIKRFLESQLRESHIVRIGDGKAFDPVQRFIDNRSGVQWYLASLDAQGNGSASTDVGRLTRGIQPDHVIMVGMCMGMPDAGLEPGTVVVPDALFSLEHQRATKDGTEFRPLGGRGNSGLRRLAKLVSTEAFDFKVVFGKKLASASVKIEDPKAEIVTYLQQFAKDVVAFDMEGWGFYEAAEDFSCLWIKAVADTGEPQEASSNGREGKQGTQADVTTNAIRFAFRLIQEVAKLQPAA
- a CDS encoding ISNCY family transposase: MKPDTTLVSLSMRELHRLKVIQAIVEIGLKPGRAAERLGLTVRQVERLVTRYRERGPSGVASGRRGRPGNRKLDAGLAVRALTIVRERYADFGPTLAREKLEECHGIRLAKETVRRLMTEGGLWVPRKQRPPKLYQPRARRACLGELVQIDGSDHRWFEDRAPACTLLVYVDDATSRLMTLHFTATESTFSYFEATRAYIERHGKPVAFYSDRASVFRSPAAGRTGRSVTHFGRAMYELNIDTFCANSSPAKGRVERAHLTLQDRLVKELRLKGISTVAQANAYAPCFVAAYNARFAKPPKSAFDAHRPLRADENLDLLMTWRETRRVSKALTVLYDRVLYLLDDTPDNRRLVHRYIDVWEYPDGRIEIRADGQVLACRRYDKLAEVDQGAVIDHKRLAHALQVAQALQAQRDDRRISGSPSRTNRGVAPRAKDRLPGTKKPREFTRDDLDQAIVQIAQPSKAPSTPGQRSARTH
- a CDS encoding IS3 family transposase — its product is MKAALAASGATYGNRQVMHALRRQALRIGRYRVRALMREAGPHEIEAQVRLDNRQQTYFTGG
- a CDS encoding DUF4238 domain-containing protein → MAGHVYHHYVPRFYLSGWTKDHRLTRFQWVRGNLDVREVGTKRIAGQDHLYALRHAPHDPQFVEREFMGPLIDDPAARVYAQMVRPGCQLSAQQRSVWTRFLMSLRVRTPEVIERVRADAAEDLRKRLMEQPDEYDALRGAHDPATLHEFMERERPGFVADFGIRMLPDLMNHGPIARTIFQMYWWTQSFDGATVDLLTGDRPLIITPALNDRHCVMALPLTPHLAFFATHSFEVAKKVGVAPASRLARALNHEIVKLADKQVYAANERQTKFVCRHFAKPSDEQQAPP